The Pseudomonas solani genome segment CGCAGGTTGATGGCGCTGCGCTTGGACGACAACAGGTACGCGATTACCAGCAACATCAGGATGCCGAGCATGCCGATCATGAAATGGATTCCCCGGAAGAATTGTGCGTCGTTGTTCTTGTCGTTGTTCTAGAGGGCGAAGGCGCCGGGCAGCAGCTCGTCGACGCGCCACAGGCGGGTCGACTCCGGGTCGCTGCCGCAGCAGATCACCGGGCAGTCGGCCGCCATCAGCTCGCTGATCACCTGACGGCAGGCGCCGCAGGGGCTGATCACCGGAACCTCCGGGGCGAACACCAGCAACGCCTTGAAGCTGCGCGGCGCATGGCCCTGGCTGATGGCGGCGAACAGCGCGCTGCGCTCGGCGCAGTTGGTCAGGCCGTAGGAGCCGTTTTCCACGTTGCAGCCG includes the following:
- the cdd gene encoding cytidine deaminase — its product is MNDVARSALCERLLPQAIEAAARTYSPYSRFPVGAALLTHDGQVILGCNVENGSYGLTNCAERSALFAAISQGHAPRSFKALLVFAPEVPVISPCGACRQVISELMAADCPVICCGSDPESTRLWRVDELLPGAFAL